Within the bacterium genome, the region AGAACGCCATAGCACAAAGGCCAACGTGGAGAAGAACATCCTGGTGGGTGTGTCTCGGCAGCTTGCGCTCGATCGCTGGTTGTAGTACAATATCATTGAAGTGTCATACAACATGGAGCCAAGGGAGTGCAGCATGCCTACGAGTGTTCGTTTGGATCGAGAGCAGGAGGCCCGGCTGCGTGCCATAGCCGAGTCTGAGGGAGTCCCATTGTCGGAAGTCTTGCGGCGCGCGGCGCAGCATTACTTGAGTGA harbors:
- a CDS encoding ribbon-helix-helix protein, CopG family; this encodes MPTSVRLDREQEARLRAIAESEGVPLSEVLRRAAQHYLSEMGGPLRVRLADAVGTVRSDGGRAQRTGESFKRIIRRRS